In Streptomyces sp. DG2A-72, one genomic interval encodes:
- a CDS encoding HipA family kinase, with product MLKEVVATRYITPLREGGSLPGLVEADDFGTYVMKFTGAGQGRKTLVAEVVCGELARRLGFRVPRLVTLDLDPVLGLGEPDQQVQELLKSSGGTNLGMDFLSGALGFDPLAFEVTPEEAGRIVWFDALVGNVDRSWRNPNLLMWHSDLWLIDHGATMIWHHNWPGAETSAARPYDASDHALARFAPDVAGAAADLAPRVTEDLLAEVVAEIPDAWLAGEPGFDTPDDLRRAYARPLLARAAIVHERVTGIEEGK from the coding sequence ATGTTGAAAGAGGTCGTCGCGACCCGCTACATCACACCCCTGCGTGAGGGCGGCTCGCTGCCGGGGCTCGTCGAGGCCGACGACTTCGGGACCTACGTCATGAAGTTCACCGGCGCCGGACAGGGCCGCAAGACGCTGGTCGCCGAGGTGGTGTGCGGCGAACTCGCCCGTCGGCTGGGCTTCCGCGTCCCCCGGCTCGTGACGCTCGACCTCGACCCGGTCCTCGGGCTCGGCGAACCCGACCAGCAGGTGCAGGAGTTGCTCAAGTCCAGCGGCGGCACCAATCTCGGCATGGACTTCCTGTCCGGCGCGCTCGGTTTTGATCCGCTCGCCTTTGAAGTGACCCCCGAGGAGGCCGGGCGGATCGTCTGGTTCGACGCGCTGGTGGGCAACGTCGACCGGTCCTGGCGCAACCCCAACCTGCTGATGTGGCACAGCGACCTGTGGCTCATCGACCACGGCGCCACGATGATCTGGCACCACAACTGGCCCGGCGCCGAGACCTCAGCGGCCCGCCCGTACGACGCCTCGGACCACGCGCTGGCCCGCTTCGCGCCCGATGTCGCCGGCGCCGCCGCCGACCTCGCGCCGCGCGTCACCGAGGACCTGCTCGCCGAGGTCGTCGCAGAGATTCCGGACGCCTGGCTGGCCGGTGAACCCGGCTTCGACACCCCTGACGATCTCCGGCGTGCCTATGCGCGCCCTCTGCTCGCTCGCGCCGCCATCGTTCACGAGCGTGTCACCGGAATCGAGGAGGGCAAGTGA
- a CDS encoding SDR family oxidoreductase → MTSQLPELSGKAALVTGASRGIGYGVAEALVARGDRVCITGRNEDALKEAVEALGADRVIGVAGKAHDVAHQAVAVERAMEAFGRVDFLVNNAGTNPVFGPIADLDLDVARKVFETNVISALGFAQKTWHAWQKDNGGAIVNIASVAGIAPSPFIAAYGVSKAALINLTQQLAHEFAPKVRVNAIAPAVVKTKFAKALYEGREEEAAASYPLARLGVPSDIGGAAAFLTSTESDWITGQTLVIDGGIFLNAGVG, encoded by the coding sequence ATGACTTCACAGCTCCCCGAGCTTTCGGGCAAGGCCGCGCTCGTCACGGGCGCCAGCCGCGGCATCGGCTACGGCGTCGCCGAGGCGCTCGTCGCGCGCGGTGACCGCGTGTGCATCACCGGCCGCAACGAGGACGCCCTCAAGGAGGCCGTCGAGGCGCTCGGCGCCGACCGCGTCATCGGCGTCGCCGGCAAGGCGCACGACGTGGCCCACCAGGCCGTCGCCGTCGAGCGCGCCATGGAGGCCTTCGGCCGGGTCGACTTCCTGGTCAACAACGCCGGTACGAACCCGGTGTTCGGGCCGATCGCCGACCTCGACCTGGATGTGGCCCGCAAGGTCTTCGAGACCAACGTGATCTCGGCGCTCGGCTTCGCACAGAAGACCTGGCACGCCTGGCAGAAGGACAACGGCGGCGCGATCGTCAACATCGCGTCCGTCGCGGGCATCGCGCCCTCGCCGTTCATCGCCGCCTACGGCGTCAGCAAGGCCGCGCTGATCAACCTGACCCAGCAGCTCGCCCACGAGTTCGCGCCCAAGGTGCGGGTCAACGCGATCGCCCCGGCCGTCGTGAAGACCAAGTTCGCGAAGGCGCTGTACGAGGGCCGCGAGGAGGAGGCCGCCGCCTCCTACCCGCTGGCCAGGCTCGGCGTGCCCTCCGACATCGGCGGCGCCGCCGCGTTCCTCACCTCGACAGAGTCCGACTGGATCACCGGCCAGACCCTCGTCATCGACGGCGGCATCTTCCTGAACGCCGGGGTCGGCTGA
- a CDS encoding FAD-dependent oxidoreductase has protein sequence MPILEPLRPARTVTLPPRAARHGGRTDVLVVGGGPAGTAAAYAAADAGADVVLVERYGFLGGNATVALVMPLMSFHNEQKQAVFNESGHGRRLLPTDHGEGEPVVAGFLWLLLDRLTARGGCIPPSPDTGYTVPFDPELYKLTLLDLLDEAGVRMLFHSFASAALPLDDGWRVVFETKSGPVVIDAGVVVDGTGDGDIAAACGAPYEIGRPEDGLVQPMTLMFRVVDFLQPRFAEYVGEHPDQWRGVHGLWDLVQEATEAGELRLPREDILFFGTPHPREVSVNSTRVTRALGTDVWDLSRAEYAARRQLEQIDRFLRGRVPGFKKAYVAQSGVQIGVRETRRILGEYHLTGHDILAARSFPDAVAHGAYPVDIHNPRGSGTVLKRVPRGSFYDIPLRCLLPRDTDRLLVAGRCISGSHVAHSSYRVMPISMATGQAAGVCAALSVRLGRSPREVPCHLVQRTLKRQGAHLRLEPREPVRR, from the coding sequence ATGCCGATCCTGGAACCACTCCGACCCGCCCGGACCGTCACCCTTCCCCCGCGTGCGGCCCGCCACGGGGGCCGCACCGACGTCCTGGTCGTCGGCGGCGGTCCGGCCGGCACCGCCGCGGCCTACGCGGCGGCCGATGCCGGCGCCGACGTCGTCCTCGTGGAGCGCTACGGCTTCCTCGGCGGCAACGCCACCGTGGCCCTGGTGATGCCGCTGATGTCGTTCCACAACGAGCAGAAACAGGCCGTGTTCAACGAGAGCGGACACGGCCGCCGGCTGCTGCCCACCGACCACGGCGAGGGCGAGCCGGTGGTGGCCGGATTCCTGTGGCTCCTGCTGGACCGGCTCACCGCACGCGGCGGCTGCATCCCACCGTCCCCCGACACCGGCTACACGGTGCCGTTCGATCCGGAGCTCTACAAACTCACCCTCCTCGACCTGCTCGACGAGGCGGGTGTGCGCATGCTGTTCCACTCCTTCGCCTCCGCCGCGCTGCCCCTCGACGACGGCTGGCGGGTGGTCTTCGAGACCAAGTCCGGGCCGGTCGTGATCGACGCAGGGGTCGTCGTCGACGGGACGGGGGACGGCGACATCGCCGCCGCGTGCGGAGCGCCGTACGAGATCGGCCGTCCGGAGGACGGGCTCGTGCAGCCGATGACGCTGATGTTCCGTGTCGTCGACTTCCTGCAGCCGCGTTTCGCCGAGTACGTCGGCGAGCACCCCGACCAGTGGCGGGGCGTGCACGGTCTGTGGGACCTCGTCCAGGAGGCCACCGAAGCGGGGGAACTGCGACTGCCCCGCGAGGACATCCTGTTCTTCGGCACCCCGCATCCCCGCGAGGTCAGCGTCAACAGCACCCGGGTCACCCGGGCGCTCGGCACCGACGTGTGGGACCTCAGCCGGGCCGAGTACGCCGCCCGCCGCCAGCTGGAACAGATCGACCGCTTCCTGCGCGGGCGCGTGCCGGGTTTCAAGAAGGCGTACGTGGCACAGAGCGGCGTCCAGATCGGAGTGCGGGAGACGCGCCGCATCCTCGGCGAATACCACCTGACCGGCCACGACATCCTCGCGGCGCGTTCCTTCCCCGACGCCGTGGCGCACGGCGCCTACCCCGTCGACATCCACAACCCCCGCGGCAGCGGCACCGTCCTCAAGCGCGTCCCCCGGGGGAGCTTCTACGACATCCCCCTGCGCTGTCTGCTGCCCCGCGACACCGACCGGCTGCTGGTCGCCGGACGCTGTATCTCCGGCTCGCACGTGGCGCACTCGTCCTACCGTGTCATGCCCATCTCGATGGCCACCGGTCAGGCGGCCGGTGTCTGCGCCGCGCTGTCCGTCCGTCTCGGCCGCAGTCCCCGCGAGGTGCCGTGCCACCTCGTCCAGCGCACCCTCAAGCGCCAGGGCGCCCATCTGCGCCTGGAGCCCCGGGAACCCGTACGGCGCTGA
- a CDS encoding SRPBCC family protein, giving the protein MSTVKETVDVEVPVHTAYNQWTQFEDFPNFMEGVEEVTQLDDRHNHWTTKIGGVRREFDTEIVDQMPDDRITWRSIGGDSQQRGSVRFQRLDDMHTRVELTMDVEPTGAVEKGGDMLGVIDRRVKGDLRRFKDYIEDRGGESGAWRGRIRPGDPGAPL; this is encoded by the coding sequence ATGAGCACGGTCAAGGAAACGGTGGATGTCGAGGTCCCCGTGCACACGGCCTACAACCAGTGGACGCAGTTCGAGGACTTCCCGAACTTCATGGAGGGCGTCGAGGAGGTCACGCAGCTCGACGACCGGCACAACCACTGGACCACCAAGATCGGCGGAGTCCGGCGCGAGTTCGATACCGAGATCGTCGACCAGATGCCGGACGACAGGATCACCTGGAGGTCCATCGGCGGCGACTCCCAGCAGCGGGGATCCGTCCGCTTCCAGCGCCTGGACGACATGCACACCCGGGTGGAACTCACGATGGACGTCGAACCCACCGGTGCCGTCGAGAAGGGCGGGGACATGCTCGGCGTCATCGACCGCCGGGTGAAGGGGGATCTGCGCCGCTTCAAGGACTACATCGAGGACCGCGGCGGCGAAAGCGGTGCCTGGCGTGGACGGATCCGGCCTGGAGATCCGGGCGCTCCCCTCTGA
- a CDS encoding ANTAR domain-containing protein: protein MQQLRIPHRSGAAEGAAADTPVDLGEAMPYEPAIQTLAHDGDVTVKVCGELDMDSEELLRSVLEDSVSRCARCVELDLSGVTFCDCSALNLLLAARRRAERQGKLLTMRASSPAVHRLLVKTDTWPLFAGTQPMEDALSEGQEDLRNEVTQLRRAMRTRPVIDQATGILMATFSLSAEDAWAVLVATSQNTNTKLHQIAEELLTAIHGEPLPDTLQTHLAAAVNELRDSAATSG from the coding sequence ATGCAGCAGCTACGGATCCCGCATCGCTCCGGCGCCGCGGAGGGGGCGGCAGCCGACACGCCGGTGGACCTGGGGGAGGCCATGCCGTACGAACCGGCGATCCAGACGCTGGCGCATGACGGCGACGTGACCGTCAAGGTCTGCGGTGAGTTGGACATGGACAGCGAGGAACTGCTGCGGAGTGTGCTGGAGGACTCCGTCAGTCGGTGCGCACGCTGTGTGGAGCTGGACCTGAGCGGTGTCACGTTCTGCGACTGCTCGGCGCTGAACCTCCTGCTGGCCGCGCGGCGGCGTGCCGAGCGACAAGGAAAACTCCTCACCATGCGGGCGTCCAGCCCCGCCGTGCACAGGCTCCTGGTCAAGACGGACACGTGGCCGCTGTTCGCGGGCACCCAGCCGATGGAGGATGCTCTGAGCGAGGGTCAGGAAGACCTGCGGAACGAGGTCACTCAACTGCGCCGCGCCATGCGCACGCGCCCGGTCATAGACCAGGCCACAGGCATTCTGATGGCCACGTTCTCCCTGAGCGCCGAGGATGCGTGGGCCGTGCTGGTCGCGACCTCCCAGAACACGAACACCAAGCTCCATCAGATAGCCGAGGAGCTTTTGACGGCCATCCATGGCGAACCGCTGCCCGACACGCTGCAAACGCACTTGGCCGCGGCGGTGAACGAGCTTCGCGACTCAGCGGCGACTTCCGGCTGA
- a CDS encoding MFS transporter, with product MQLTVQNLLVLQSTGSAAATGLSMSVQAAPALFMSLLGGTAVDRRPFKLTASVSQALLGAVAFTTAVLVATDQLTVTSLMILAAVTGMIATVDGPACALLGNDLVPVEDVPSVIGVGALVHNAGRLVGTALAGVTVGFLGTAAAYAANGLSFVFVASVIPFLRPAPGAGRCAPRRPGACRSRARARQVGPRHDRAPGPALLRAPAPPGRARLGHRDQRGLRA from the coding sequence ATGCAGCTCACGGTGCAGAACCTGCTCGTCCTGCAGAGCACCGGCTCCGCGGCGGCGACGGGCCTTTCGATGTCCGTCCAGGCCGCTCCCGCCCTCTTCATGAGCCTGCTGGGCGGCACGGCGGTGGACCGCCGGCCCTTCAAGCTGACGGCCTCCGTCAGCCAGGCACTGCTCGGAGCCGTCGCCTTCACCACGGCCGTACTGGTGGCGACGGACCAGCTGACCGTGACGTCCCTGATGATCCTGGCCGCCGTGACCGGCATGATCGCCACCGTCGACGGACCGGCGTGCGCCCTGCTGGGCAACGACCTCGTCCCGGTGGAGGACGTTCCCTCCGTCATCGGCGTCGGCGCGCTCGTGCACAACGCGGGCCGGCTCGTGGGCACCGCCCTGGCCGGCGTGACCGTCGGCTTCCTCGGCACGGCCGCCGCGTACGCCGCGAACGGTCTGTCGTTCGTCTTCGTGGCCTCGGTCATCCCGTTCCTGCGCCCGGCGCCCGGCGCCGGGCGCTGTGCGCCACGCCGCCCAGGTGCGTGCCGATCGAGGGCGCGAGCGCGGCAAGTCGGACCCCGACATGACCGTGCGCCAGGGCCTGCTCTTCTTCGCGCGCCAGCCCCGCCTGGTCGCGCTCGCCTCGGTCACCGGGATCAGCGCGGTCTTCGGGCGTAA
- a CDS encoding DUF3037 domain-containing protein — protein MSERHIHMAGHVVERHIIRGSEQNDRDVFEYALLRVVPRIERGECVNAGVLVYCRAQGYVGARTHLDEARLLALDPNADVAGVRAALGAVERVSAGSEAAGQAGGDDAGRRFRWLIAPRSTVVQPGPVHTGLTSDPAAEAQRLLDLLVK, from the coding sequence GTGAGCGAGCGCCACATCCACATGGCCGGCCATGTGGTCGAACGCCACATCATCCGGGGCAGCGAGCAGAACGACCGGGACGTCTTCGAGTACGCCCTCCTGCGGGTCGTACCCCGCATCGAGCGCGGCGAGTGCGTCAACGCGGGCGTGCTGGTGTACTGCCGGGCCCAGGGCTACGTCGGCGCCCGCACCCACCTCGACGAGGCGCGGCTGCTCGCCCTCGACCCGAACGCGGACGTGGCCGGCGTCCGGGCCGCCCTCGGGGCTGTCGAGAGGGTCAGCGCCGGCAGCGAGGCCGCGGGGCAGGCCGGGGGCGACGACGCCGGGCGGCGCTTTCGCTGGCTGATCGCTCCCCGTTCCACGGTCGTCCAGCCGGGGCCCGTGCACACCGGACTCACGTCCGATCCGGCGGCCGAGGCGCAGCGGCTGCTCGATCTGTTGGTGAAGTGA
- the fabG gene encoding 3-oxoacyl-ACP reductase FabG, with protein MSTTEQRVAVVTGGARGIGAATAVRLAAEGRAVAVIDLDEAACKDTVEQITAAGGKAIAVGCNVSDEAQVEAAVARIAEELGAPTILVNNAGVLRDNLLFKMSVSDWDTVMNVHLRGAFLMSKACQKYMVDAKFGRIVNLSSSSALGNRGQVNYSAAKAGMQGFTKTLAIELGKFGVTANAVAPGFIATEMTKATADRVGMGFDDFKAAAATQIPVQRVGEPADIANAIAFFTGEDAGFVSGQVLYIAGGPLD; from the coding sequence ATGTCCACCACTGAGCAGCGGGTCGCCGTAGTCACCGGCGGAGCACGCGGCATCGGCGCCGCCACCGCCGTACGACTGGCCGCCGAGGGCCGCGCGGTCGCCGTGATCGACCTCGACGAGGCGGCCTGCAAGGACACCGTGGAGCAGATCACCGCGGCCGGCGGCAAGGCGATCGCGGTCGGCTGCAACGTCTCGGACGAGGCGCAGGTCGAGGCGGCCGTCGCGCGGATCGCCGAGGAGCTCGGCGCGCCGACGATCCTCGTGAACAACGCGGGCGTGCTCCGCGACAACCTGCTGTTCAAGATGAGCGTCTCCGACTGGGACACCGTCATGAACGTGCATCTGCGGGGCGCCTTCCTGATGTCGAAGGCCTGCCAGAAGTACATGGTGGACGCCAAGTTCGGCCGGATCGTCAACCTCTCCTCGTCGTCCGCGCTCGGCAACCGCGGCCAGGTCAACTACTCCGCCGCCAAGGCCGGCATGCAGGGCTTCACCAAGACGCTCGCCATCGAGCTCGGCAAGTTCGGCGTCACCGCCAACGCGGTCGCCCCCGGCTTCATCGCCACCGAGATGACCAAGGCCACCGCCGACCGGGTCGGCATGGGCTTCGACGACTTCAAGGCCGCCGCCGCCACCCAGATCCCCGTGCAGCGCGTCGGCGAGCCAGCCGACATCGCGAACGCGATCGCCTTCTTCACCGGCGAGGACGCCGGATTCGTCTCCGGCCAGGTGCTGTACATCGCCGGCGGACCGCTCGACTAG
- a CDS encoding alcohol dehydrogenase catalytic domain-containing protein: MRALTWQGKRDVRVETVPDPRIEKPDDIIVKVTSSGICGSDLHLYELFGPYLDPGDILGHEPMGVVEEVGPDVQAVTTGDRVVIPFNISCRDCFMCDQGLHSQCETTQVRERHSGAALFGYTKLYGQVPGGQAELLRVPFGNKLPIKVPAGPPDDRYVYLSDVLPTAWQAVEYADIPEAGTVTVLGLGPIGDMAARIARHRGARLVVGVDLVTERLSRASARGVTCFDARRHGKDLPEAVRDLTDGRGTDAVIDAVGMEAHGAPFAKAAQWVTGLLPDVVAQPLMEHAGVDRLGALHTGIDLVRRGGTLSVSGVYGGAASPMPLLTMFDKQIQVRMGQANVWRWVEDILPLLTDDDPLGVDTFKTHAMPLEDAPKAYAMFQAKEDGMVKTLLKP; encoded by the coding sequence ATGCGCGCACTGACCTGGCAGGGCAAACGAGACGTGCGGGTGGAAACCGTTCCCGACCCGCGGATCGAGAAGCCCGACGACATCATCGTGAAGGTCACGTCGTCCGGCATTTGCGGCTCCGACCTCCACCTGTACGAGCTCTTCGGCCCCTATCTGGACCCGGGTGACATCCTTGGCCATGAGCCGATGGGGGTGGTCGAGGAAGTGGGGCCGGATGTCCAGGCGGTCACAACCGGCGACCGCGTCGTCATTCCCTTCAACATTTCCTGTCGCGACTGCTTCATGTGTGACCAGGGACTGCACTCGCAGTGCGAGACGACCCAGGTCCGCGAGCGCCACAGCGGCGCCGCACTGTTCGGCTACACCAAGCTCTACGGGCAAGTGCCGGGCGGCCAGGCCGAGTTGCTGCGTGTGCCGTTCGGAAACAAGCTGCCCATCAAGGTGCCCGCGGGGCCGCCCGACGACCGTTACGTCTATCTCTCCGACGTCCTGCCGACTGCCTGGCAGGCGGTCGAGTACGCGGACATTCCCGAGGCGGGCACCGTCACCGTCCTTGGCCTCGGACCCATCGGAGACATGGCCGCACGGATCGCCCGGCACCGCGGCGCCCGCCTGGTCGTCGGTGTGGACCTCGTCACCGAGCGTCTTTCGCGGGCGAGCGCCCGCGGCGTCACTTGCTTCGACGCGCGACGCCACGGGAAGGACCTGCCGGAGGCGGTGCGAGACCTCACGGACGGGCGCGGGACCGACGCGGTCATTGACGCCGTGGGCATGGAGGCGCATGGCGCGCCGTTCGCCAAGGCGGCGCAGTGGGTCACCGGGCTCCTGCCCGACGTGGTGGCCCAGCCGCTCATGGAGCATGCCGGAGTGGACCGGCTGGGGGCCCTGCACACCGGCATCGACCTCGTACGCCGCGGCGGCACGCTCTCCGTCTCCGGGGTCTACGGCGGTGCTGCCAGCCCGATGCCGCTGCTGACGATGTTCGACAAGCAGATCCAGGTACGGATGGGCCAGGCCAATGTCTGGCGCTGGGTGGAGGACATCCTGCCGCTTCTCACGGACGACGATCCGCTCGGCGTTGACACATTCAAGACGCACGCGATGCCGCTGGAGGACGCCCCCAAGGCGTACGCCATGTTCCAGGCCAAGGAAGACGGCATGGTCAAGACCCTTCTCAAGCCCTGA
- a CDS encoding FAD-dependent monooxygenase, whose translation MFGAAELDLARLPTRFPFVLVTPQYETERVLRELAEAVGVEIRSGTELVSLRQDADGVEAELRGRDGTVRTERTW comes from the coding sequence GTGTTCGGCGCAGCTGAACTTGACCTGGCGCGGTTGCCCACCCGGTTTCCTTTCGTCCTGGTGACTCCGCAGTACGAGACCGAGCGTGTGCTCCGGGAGCTGGCCGAGGCGGTGGGCGTGGAGATCCGGTCGGGAACGGAGCTGGTCTCGCTGCGGCAGGACGCCGACGGGGTCGAGGCCGAACTGCGCGGGCGGGACGGGACGGTGCGCACCGAGCGGACCTGGTAA
- a CDS encoding hemerythrin domain-containing protein, protein MGHGGNVIDELVTDHREVEQIFGRIEGLPSGDKDRKVFADQATMELIRHSVAEEEYLYPAVREHIAGGDALADKEIEDHSKAEQIMKDLEGCDADDPEFDRLIGMLMSEVRSHIADEEGNLFPRLRAACSAETLDGLGDKVRQAKKMAPTRPHPSAPDKPPANKLLAPGAGLVDRMRDALTGRGKKG, encoded by the coding sequence ATGGGTCATGGTGGGAACGTCATCGACGAGCTGGTGACCGATCACCGCGAGGTCGAGCAGATCTTCGGTCGGATCGAGGGGCTTCCGTCCGGTGACAAGGACCGGAAGGTGTTCGCCGACCAAGCCACGATGGAGCTGATCCGGCACTCGGTGGCCGAAGAGGAGTACCTCTACCCGGCCGTGCGGGAGCACATCGCGGGCGGGGACGCGCTGGCCGACAAGGAGATCGAGGATCACTCCAAGGCCGAGCAGATCATGAAGGACCTGGAGGGGTGCGACGCGGATGATCCCGAGTTCGACCGGCTCATCGGGATGCTGATGAGCGAGGTCCGCTCGCACATCGCCGACGAGGAGGGCAACCTCTTCCCCAGGCTGCGCGCGGCGTGTTCCGCGGAGACGCTCGACGGCCTGGGCGACAAGGTGCGTCAGGCGAAGAAGATGGCACCGACCCGCCCGCACCCGTCCGCCCCGGACAAACCGCCGGCCAACAAGCTGCTGGCCCCGGGAGCCGGTCTGGTCGACCGCATGCGCGACGCGCTGACGGGCCGCGGCAAGAAGGGCTGA
- a CDS encoding polysaccharide pyruvyl transferase family protein, with translation MTINQRPSPVSSELRIGLLGSYGGRNIGDEAILLCVLSCLRAHRPGARLVVFSRNAEHTRTHQREADEVVDWEGVPQKPVLDAVAGLNLLVLGGGGILYDGEARRYLRLVRAAQERGIPTFAYAIGAGPLREADDREAVRIVLPEMTDVVVRDEESRLVLEEVGVERELTVSADPALLLTPEPFTEQMMRQEGLPTDARLVGMSVREPGRAAEKLDEDDYHALLADVADFLARRLEAHVVFVPMEREDVRHAHGVLSRMSAPDLGRILHNSYSPGEVLGFMSHLDMVVGMRLHVVMFAALSGLPVLPLPYSGKVFDFARRTGAPALVGVAREQAGLLLAEVDRLWDEFPRRHEDLNSRVQGLRALARETCARCGALLDSLDGGARDTLRAQDADLILTHGSRTDDHLRNHGM, from the coding sequence ATGACGATCAACCAGCGCCCGTCGCCTGTTTCGTCGGAGCTGCGGATCGGCCTGCTCGGCTCGTACGGCGGGCGCAACATCGGCGACGAAGCGATCCTGCTGTGTGTTCTGAGTTGCCTGCGCGCCCACCGGCCGGGCGCCCGACTCGTCGTCTTCAGCCGGAACGCCGAACACACCCGCACCCATCAACGGGAAGCGGACGAGGTGGTCGACTGGGAGGGCGTCCCGCAGAAACCCGTGCTCGACGCGGTCGCCGGGCTGAACCTGCTGGTGCTGGGCGGCGGCGGGATCCTCTACGACGGTGAGGCGCGGCGCTATCTGCGGCTGGTGCGGGCGGCACAGGAGCGCGGCATCCCCACCTTCGCCTACGCGATCGGCGCGGGCCCGCTGCGTGAGGCGGACGACCGGGAGGCCGTACGCATCGTGCTGCCGGAGATGACCGACGTCGTGGTCCGGGACGAGGAGTCCCGTCTCGTCCTGGAGGAGGTCGGCGTCGAGCGCGAGCTCACCGTCAGCGCCGACCCGGCGCTGCTGCTCACGCCGGAACCCTTCACCGAGCAGATGATGCGGCAGGAGGGCCTTCCCACCGATGCCCGGCTGGTCGGGATGTCCGTGCGCGAGCCCGGCCGGGCGGCGGAGAAGCTCGACGAGGACGACTACCACGCGCTGCTCGCCGATGTCGCGGACTTCCTCGCCCGCCGCCTGGAGGCGCACGTGGTCTTCGTGCCGATGGAACGCGAGGACGTGCGGCACGCACACGGCGTGCTGTCGCGGATGAGCGCTCCGGACCTGGGCCGCATCCTGCACAACTCCTACAGCCCCGGCGAGGTCCTCGGCTTCATGAGCCACCTGGACATGGTCGTCGGCATGCGCCTGCACGTCGTGATGTTCGCGGCGCTGTCCGGCCTGCCCGTGCTGCCGCTGCCCTACTCGGGCAAGGTCTTCGACTTCGCCCGCCGTACGGGGGCACCCGCGCTCGTCGGTGTGGCGCGGGAGCAGGCCGGACTCCTGCTCGCCGAGGTGGACCGGCTCTGGGACGAGTTCCCCCGGCGGCACGAGGACCTGAACAGCCGGGTTCAGGGGCTGCGGGCCCTGGCCCGGGAGACCTGCGCCCGCTGCGGAGCCCTGCTGGACTCCCTCGACGGCGGTGCGCGCGACACACTGCGGGCGCAGGACGCCGACCTGATTCTCACCCACGGTTCCCGGACCGACGACCACCTCAGGAACCACGGGATGTGA
- a CDS encoding helix-turn-helix domain-containing protein yields the protein MAQAPEPHTGWTFLTNHARVLAAIAGNHATRIRDIAARCQLTERAVQKIIADLEGDGYLTHTRQGRTNAYRIQPDTVLRHPADSGLTVADLLVFLQQHDHSRSGQTATS from the coding sequence ATGGCCCAAGCCCCTGAGCCGCACACCGGCTGGACGTTCCTCACCAATCACGCACGCGTCCTGGCCGCCATCGCCGGCAACCACGCCACCCGCATCCGCGACATCGCCGCACGCTGCCAGCTCACCGAAAGGGCTGTGCAGAAGATCATCGCCGACCTGGAGGGCGACGGTTATCTCACCCATACCCGTCAAGGCAGAACCAACGCCTACCGCATCCAGCCGGACACCGTCCTCCGTCACCCGGCGGACAGCGGACTCACCGTCGCCGACCTGCTCGTCTTCCTCCAGCAGCACGACCACAGCCGCAGCGGCCAGACGGCCACCTCCTGA
- a CDS encoding glycosyltransferase, which yields MRHADTPYVAFSDDDSWWTPGALRQAADLLDVHPRLGCWPPARWSVPTKPRTRSTQSSEAHRFPARPTCRGVRCSASWAAPAWCAGTRSSQRAGTTRCSSSAGRRPCSPMTSRPMAWE from the coding sequence GTGCGGCACGCGGACACGCCCTACGTCGCGTTCAGCGACGACGACTCCTGGTGGACACCGGGCGCGCTGCGGCAGGCGGCCGACCTGCTCGACGTGCACCCCCGGCTCGGCTGCTGGCCGCCCGCACGCTGGTCGGTCCCGACCAAGCCGAGGACCCGCTCAACGCAGTCCTCGGAAGCTCACCGCTTCCCGGCGCGCCCGACCTGCCGGGGCGTCCGGTGCTCGGCTTCCTGGGCTGCGCCTGCGTGGTGCGCCGGGACGCGTTCCTCACAGCGGGCGGGTACCACCCGCTGCTCTTCTTCGGCGGGGAGGAGGCCCTGCTCGCCTATGACCTCGCGGCCGATGGCTTGGGAGTGA